The following proteins are encoded in a genomic region of Enterocloster clostridioformis:
- a CDS encoding V-type ATP synthase subunit B, with the protein MPKEYRTIEEVAGPIMLVRGVQGVTYDEMGEIELVNGERRRCKVLEIDGGNAMVQLYEASTGINLDSSKVRFLGRTMELGVSEDMLSRMFDGMGKPIDGGPDILPEKRMDINGLPMNPAARSYPEEFIQTGVSAIDGLNTLVRGQKLPIFSASGLPHANLAAQIARQAKVRGTDESFAVVFAAMGITFEEANFFMESFRETGAIDRSVMFINLANDPAVERIATPRMALTAAEYLAFEKNMHVLVILTDITNYADSLREISAARKEVPGRRGYPGYMYTDLASLYERAGRQKGKNGSITMIPILTMPEDDKTHPIPDLTGYITEGQIILSRELYRKNVTPPIDVLPSLSRLKDKGIGEGKTRADHADVMNQLFAAYARGKDAKELMIILGEAALTDMDKLYAKFADEFEKEYVSQGYYADRDIEETMEIGWKLLRILPRSELKRIKDKFLDLYYEAK; encoded by the coding sequence ATGCCCAAGGAATATAGAACAATTGAAGAGGTAGCAGGTCCTATTATGCTGGTCCGCGGCGTACAGGGAGTAACCTACGATGAGATGGGAGAAATCGAGCTGGTTAACGGCGAGAGACGCCGCTGCAAGGTACTGGAGATAGACGGCGGCAATGCCATGGTACAGCTGTACGAGGCGTCTACAGGTATCAACCTGGACTCCAGTAAGGTGCGTTTCTTAGGACGTACCATGGAGTTAGGCGTGTCTGAGGATATGCTCAGCCGTATGTTTGACGGCATGGGCAAGCCCATTGACGGCGGTCCCGACATCCTGCCTGAGAAGCGCATGGATATCAACGGCCTGCCCATGAACCCGGCCGCCAGAAGTTATCCTGAGGAGTTTATCCAGACCGGTGTTTCTGCCATAGATGGACTGAACACCCTGGTCCGTGGTCAGAAGCTGCCTATTTTCTCGGCATCCGGTCTTCCCCACGCCAACCTGGCTGCCCAGATTGCGCGTCAGGCAAAGGTGCGCGGCACCGACGAGTCATTCGCCGTTGTGTTTGCTGCCATGGGTATCACCTTTGAGGAGGCTAACTTCTTTATGGAGAGCTTCCGTGAGACCGGCGCTATCGACCGAAGCGTCATGTTCATCAACCTGGCAAACGACCCTGCCGTAGAGCGTATCGCGACTCCGCGTATGGCGCTGACAGCAGCAGAGTACCTGGCATTTGAAAAGAACATGCACGTACTGGTTATTCTGACTGATATTACAAACTACGCAGATTCACTGCGTGAGATTTCCGCAGCCCGTAAGGAAGTTCCCGGACGCCGCGGTTATCCCGGATATATGTACACTGACCTGGCTTCCCTGTATGAGAGAGCCGGACGTCAGAAGGGCAAGAACGGATCCATCACCATGATTCCCATTCTTACCATGCCTGAGGATGATAAGACACATCCTATTCCTGACCTTACAGGCTACATCACTGAGGGACAGATTATCCTGAGCCGTGAGCTGTACCGTAAGAATGTAACACCTCCAATTGATGTACTGCCATCCCTGTCCCGTCTTAAGGATAAGGGTATCGGTGAAGGCAAGACACGCGCAGACCATGCAGACGTTATGAACCAGCTCTTTGCAGCCTATGCCCGTGGTAAGGACGCAAAGGAACTGATGATCATTCTGGGCGAGGCAGCCCTGACTGATATGGATAAACTGTATGCCAAGTTTGCTGATGAGTTTGAGAAGGAGTATGTATCCCAGGGCTACTATGCTGACCGTGATATCGAAGAGACCATGGAAATCGGCTGGAAGCTTCTGCGCATCCTCCCAAGGAGCGAGCTGAAACGTATTAAGGACAAATTCCTTGATTTATATTACGAAGCAAAATAA
- a CDS encoding V-type ATP synthase subunit A: MSKGVIKKVAGPLVIAEGMRDANMFDVVRVSEQRLIGEIIEIHGDKASVQVYEETSGLGPGEPVESTGVPMSVELGPGLIGSIYDGIQRPLDAIMEKTGGNLLNRGVEVPSLKREKKWIFVPTANVGDKVGGGDIIGTVQETEVVQQKIMIPVGVSGTLTYISGGEYTVTDTVAVVTDEKGQEHPVSLMQKWPVRKGRPYQRKLSPDMPLVTGQRVIDCLFPIAKGGVAAVPGPFGSGKTVVQHQLAKWADADIVVYIGCGERGNEMTDVLNEFPELKDPKTGKSLMERTVLIANTSDMPVAAREASIYTGITIAEYFRDMGYSVALMADSTSRWAEALREMSGRLEEMPGEEGYPAYLGSRLAQFYERAGRVISLGQDNREGALSVIGAVSPAGGDISEPVTQATLRIVKVFWSLDADLAYKRHFPAINWLTSYSLYVDTMEKWFNAEVESDWTELRARLMRLLQEESELNEIVQLVGMDALSAPDRLKLEAARSIREDFLHQNAFHEIDTFTSLKKQHMMMMLMMAYYDKAGEALAQGVNIERLVSLPVREAIGRFKYTEEADLDKVYEDVIKTLESEIYSEMSRKEDF, encoded by the coding sequence ATGAGCAAAGGCGTAATTAAAAAAGTAGCCGGTCCGCTGGTCATCGCAGAAGGCATGCGCGACGCGAACATGTTCGACGTGGTTCGAGTCAGCGAGCAGCGTCTGATTGGCGAAATTATAGAGATCCATGGCGATAAGGCTTCCGTCCAGGTATACGAGGAGACATCCGGACTGGGACCCGGGGAGCCGGTGGAATCCACAGGCGTACCTATGAGCGTGGAGCTGGGGCCTGGCCTGATTGGAAGTATATACGACGGTATCCAGCGTCCCCTGGATGCCATTATGGAGAAAACAGGCGGAAACCTTTTGAACCGCGGCGTGGAGGTTCCCTCCCTGAAGCGTGAGAAGAAGTGGATCTTCGTACCCACTGCAAATGTGGGTGACAAGGTAGGCGGCGGCGACATCATCGGTACGGTTCAGGAGACCGAGGTGGTACAGCAGAAAATAATGATTCCTGTTGGCGTAAGCGGCACTCTTACCTATATCAGCGGCGGAGAGTATACGGTTACCGATACAGTGGCTGTTGTGACAGACGAGAAGGGACAGGAGCATCCGGTTTCGCTGATGCAGAAGTGGCCTGTACGTAAGGGCCGTCCCTATCAGAGAAAGCTGTCCCCGGATATGCCTCTTGTAACAGGACAGCGTGTTATTGACTGTCTGTTCCCAATCGCAAAGGGCGGTGTTGCGGCTGTTCCGGGACCTTTCGGGTCCGGTAAAACGGTTGTACAGCATCAGCTGGCTAAGTGGGCTGACGCGGACATCGTGGTTTACATTGGCTGCGGCGAGCGTGGAAACGAGATGACGGACGTTCTGAACGAGTTCCCGGAACTGAAGGATCCAAAGACAGGCAAATCTCTGATGGAGCGTACTGTGCTGATTGCCAATACCTCCGATATGCCTGTTGCTGCCCGTGAGGCATCTATCTATACAGGTATTACCATTGCGGAGTATTTCCGCGACATGGGTTACTCCGTAGCCCTGATGGCAGACTCCACATCACGTTGGGCCGAGGCTCTTCGTGAGATGTCAGGACGTCTGGAGGAGATGCCTGGTGAGGAAGGTTACCCCGCATACCTGGGTTCCCGTCTGGCACAGTTTTACGAGCGTGCCGGCCGTGTTATCTCCCTGGGCCAGGACAACCGCGAGGGCGCTCTTTCCGTTATCGGAGCAGTATCCCCTGCCGGCGGCGATATTTCCGAGCCGGTTACACAGGCTACCCTGCGTATCGTAAAGGTATTCTGGTCCCTGGATGCCGACCTGGCATATAAGAGACACTTCCCGGCCATCAACTGGCTGACCAGCTATTCCCTGTATGTGGACACCATGGAAAAATGGTTTAACGCAGAGGTGGAGAGCGACTGGACCGAGCTGCGCGCGCGTCTCATGCGGCTGCTGCAGGAAGAGTCTGAGCTGAATGAAATCGTACAGCTGGTAGGTATGGATGCATTATCTGCGCCTGACCGTCTGAAACTGGAAGCGGCCCGTTCCATCCGTGAGGACTTCCTTCACCAGAACGCCTTCCATGAGATTGATACATTTACGTCCTTAAAGAAACAGCACATGATGATGATGCTGATGATGGCATACTATGACAAGGCAGGAGAGGCTCTGGCACAGGGCGTGAATATTGAGCGTCTTGTAAGCCTTCCTGTGCGTGAGGCCATTGGCCGTTTCAAATATACAGAGGAAGCTGACCTGGATAAGGTTTACGAGGATGTCATCAAGACCCTGGAGTCAGAGATTTACAGTGAGATGAGCAGAAAGGAGGACTTCTAA
- a CDS encoding V-type ATP synthase subunit D: MGAKHVNPTRMELTRLKKKLATAIRGHKLLKDKRDELMRQFLDLVRENKALREKVEAGIAAANQNFVLARSGMTDEALNVALMAPKQEVYLETETKNVMSVEIPVFKYKTRTSDPNDIYSYGFAFTSSDLDDAVKSLADLLPDMLRLAECEKSCQLMAAEIEKTRRRVNALEHVMIPDTQSNIRYITMKLDENERSSQTRLMKVKDMMLEEAHHYSEREVVPVVDEM, encoded by the coding sequence ATGGGTGCAAAACATGTAAATCCCACCCGTATGGAGCTTACCCGCCTTAAGAAAAAGCTGGCAACAGCCATCCGCGGACACAAGCTTCTGAAAGACAAGCGGGATGAATTGATGCGTCAGTTCCTGGACCTGGTGCGTGAGAACAAGGCCCTCCGCGAGAAGGTGGAGGCAGGCATCGCTGCGGCTAACCAAAATTTCGTGCTGGCACGTTCCGGCATGACAGACGAGGCCCTGAACGTAGCCCTGATGGCTCCCAAGCAGGAGGTCTATCTGGAAACTGAGACAAAGAACGTCATGAGTGTGGAGATTCCTGTGTTCAAGTATAAGACCAGGACTTCAGACCCTAACGACATCTATTCCTACGGCTTTGCATTTACTTCCAGTGACCTGGATGATGCGGTAAAGAGTCTGGCAGATTTACTGCCTGACATGCTGCGTCTGGCTGAGTGCGAAAAATCCTGCCAGCTCATGGCAGCGGAGATTGAAAAGACCCGCCGCCGTGTAAACGCGCTGGAGCATGTGATGATTCCCGATACCCAGTCAAACATCCGCTATATCACCATGAAGCTGGATGAGAATGAGCGAAGCTCCCAGACAAGGCTTATGAAGGTAAAGGATATGATGCTTGAGGAAGCGCACCACTACAGCGAGCGGGAAGTGGTTCCCGTGGTAGATGAGATGTAG